AATACTCCCTTACCATCTATCGATTTTGTGCTTCCTTCACAAGATCAGCCACAGGCTTCTGTTTCATCTGATAAAGAGTTTGTAAAATCAAATGTTTCTCTTTTTTATAAGCAAACTAATCAGCTGAAAGTAATAACTTGGAACGATTTCAGACTAAAACTTACCCACGAGTTGTTCATTCGAATGCAGCAAAATCGCTGGAATAAATGGAAACAAAAGTTCCCCGATTTTGAACATAAGGTGCGATTTAGTCCTTTGGTACGTAACCACGATTATTTCGCTAATGAAATTGAGTTTTATGGCTCGGATTGGAAACCGGCAATGGAACTGCTCTATCTGGAATTGAACCGGATAAAACTTTTTGGTTTTAGTTACGAAGAAATGGAAGAAGCCAAAGAAAGTATACTCTCTGAATCCATTCGAAAGGCTAACCAAAAGGAAGCAACCGATTCAAGATACCTTTCTTCATATTGCATTGGTCATTTCTTACGAAGCGATCAGTTGCTTGGTCCGGATCTTTACCTTTGGCATGCCCAGGAGTTACTTCACCGGATTGATGTCTCGGAGGTGAATTCCCTTGCTGAAAAATGGATGGGAAAGGATAATAATTTGTTTATTATTCTGCAATTGAAGCAAGATGACTCTGCCTCTGTTCCTACCAATCAAGAGTGTTTGAATTATTTTTTGAGTATTCGAACCGATACATTACAACCCATTCAGTTTTTTCCCAAAATAAATTCAGTAAAACCGCCTTCTGTTCTTCCGGAAAAGGGAAAGTTGTTGAATGTTAAATCTGTGTCTTCATCCTGTTCGCAATGGCAACTCTCGAATGGGGTGCAACTTACCATTTTGTCCACCAAACGTAAACCTGGTGAGGTGGTTTTTAAGGCAGTTGCTCCGGGAGGACGTTTGTCCGAGTCGGCAAACGATTATTCTATTTTAAGTTATTTACCTGAATATCTGATGGGATCCGGTCTGGGTGACTATTCCTCAGACGATATAGACTTTTTTATTCGAAAAAGGAAACTCTCGTTTTTTCCAAGTTACGATAATGGCAGAGATCAAATTGATGGAAAATGTGATTATTCTAATCTTGAATCGTTGTTTTATTTGAATTACCTATATTTTACTGCCGGTAAAATTGATTCAATAAAGGCTATTTCTACTATAAATTCACTTCAAAGTTCGTTTAACAATTCCTTAAATGATCCTGAGAATTTTTTCTATTATACCATTAATAGTTTGTTTGATTCTTGTCAATTTGGTCGATTTCCATCAACTGAGTTTAGTACAAAAAAGGCCATGGAATTATATCGAAAACATGTTTCAAATGCTGCTAATTATCAGTTTTTTTTACTAGGCGATATTGATACTGTTGAACTTAAGCCATTGGTTGAGAAGTATTTATCTTCATTGCCTTCTTCTGCATTTAAGCCTTCACTGCAGGAACTTAAATTAGCTTGGCCTTCAAGAAATATGCGCAGTTTGGAATTTAGAAAGGGAATAGGTGATAAAGTATATTTTTCCCAGGTATATTTTGGGGGATTGGATAAAGGTGAAGATAATGTTCTCGAAATGAGGCTATTGCAGAGCCTGCTTCAGGTTAGGTTACGGAATTTAATTCGAGACCAGAACTCAGGTGCTTATGTAACCAACGCTTTTTTGTATTTGGAGGAGTTTCCGGCCCCTTCTTTTCGCCTTATTTTGGAGTTTCGCTGCAATCCGGAGAAGTTGGAAAGTTTGGTTACTCAATTGGACCAAATGGTTGATCAATTGCGGAAACAAGGTTTTTCGGAAGCGGAGTTTTTCAATGCTTTAGAAGCGAATCGTAAGCAGTTGCAGCAGCAATTTACCCTCAATGAATTTTGGATGGAAGCTATGATTAAGGCTCATTCCAATGGTCATGACCTCCCCACGGTCGATGATTTTTTACAACAATTGAATCGGGTTAATCTCAAGCGACTAAATTCCAAAGCCCGTAA
The sequence above is drawn from the Bacteroidia bacterium genome and encodes:
- a CDS encoding insulinase family protein; the protein is MRNVLFILALGFCHWAWSQPLPTDSLPLNNDIRYGILPNGLTYYIQSNSKPENYAVLRLVVKVGSAVELESQQGMAHFIEHMAFKGTSHFKGKELIDFIEKTGGKFGADLHAQTGMNETLYRLNVPTNDSILFNKGLQVLEDWAQSIQFDPLLIANEKLIIEEERRERQNAEERARLNYLPEFMKGSVYADRKPIGKTEIIEGFTHASLLEFYKKWYRPDLMGIVLIGDFEINTIENLVKQKFGAISKPNTPLPSIDFVLPSQDQPQASVSSDKEFVKSNVSLFYKQTNQLKVITWNDFRLKLTHELFIRMQQNRWNKWKQKFPDFEHKVRFSPLVRNHDYFANEIEFYGSDWKPAMELLYLELNRIKLFGFSYEEMEEAKESILSESIRKANQKEATDSRYLSSYCIGHFLRSDQLLGPDLYLWHAQELLHRIDVSEVNSLAEKWMGKDNNLFIILQLKQDDSASVPTNQECLNYFLSIRTDTLQPIQFFPKINSVKPPSVLPEKGKLLNVKSVSSSCSQWQLSNGVQLTILSTKRKPGEVVFKAVAPGGRLSESANDYSILSYLPEYLMGSGLGDYSSDDIDFFIRKRKLSFFPSYDNGRDQIDGKCDYSNLESLFYLNYLYFTAGKIDSIKAISTINSLQSSFNNSLNDPENFFYYTINSLFDSCQFGRFPSTEFSTKKAMELYRKHVSNAANYQFFLLGDIDTVELKPLVEKYLSSLPSSAFKPSLQELKLAWPSRNMRSLEFRKGIGDKVYFSQVYFGGLDKGEDNVLEMRLLQSLLQVRLRNLIRDQNSGAYVTNAFLYLEEFPAPSFRLILEFRCNPEKLESLVTQLDQMVDQLRKQGFSEAEFFNALEANRKQLQQQFTLNEFWMEAMIKAHSNGHDLPTVDDFLQQLNRVNLKRLNSKARKVLKPGKCFKFIMKPE